One Brachybacterium kimchii genomic window carries:
- a CDS encoding lamin tail domain-containing protein, whose protein sequence is MHLPLLQRARFQDAHIRPLLALLLLLALVAGPLAIAPSADAATKKPLDIVKIVYDPSGRDTWKNGHLNKEYIVLKNTGKKTLSLTGYTLRDNGPQRFRFPKGTKIKPGKTLTIRSGKGKNTSSTLYWGTKSYIWNNTHDTARTYNSKGKKLESCTYKKLTKKATKKYVRTTATTAYC, encoded by the coding sequence CGATTCCAGGACGCCCACATCCGTCCGCTGCTCGCCCTCCTGCTGCTGCTCGCGCTCGTCGCGGGCCCGCTCGCGATCGCCCCGTCGGCCGACGCGGCGACGAAGAAGCCGCTGGACATCGTGAAGATCGTCTACGACCCCTCGGGCCGCGACACGTGGAAGAACGGCCACCTGAACAAGGAGTACATCGTCCTGAAGAACACGGGGAAGAAGACCCTCTCGCTGACCGGGTACACGCTGCGCGACAACGGCCCGCAGCGCTTCCGCTTCCCCAAGGGCACGAAGATCAAGCCCGGCAAGACCCTCACGATCCGCTCGGGCAAGGGGAAGAACACCTCCTCAACCCTGTACTGGGGCACCAAGAGCTACATCTGGAACAACACCCACGACACCGCCCGGACCTACAACTCCAAGGGCAAGAAGCTCGAGTCCTGCACGTACAAGAAGCTCACCAAGAAGGCGACGAAGAAGTACGTGCGCACCACCGCGACGACCGCGTACTGCTGA